The Achromobacter deleyi genome has a window encoding:
- a CDS encoding 3-methyl-2-oxobutanoate dehydrogenase (2-methylpropanoyl-transferring) subunit alpha encodes MSQYGPLKLHVPEPTGRPGCKTDFSYLHLSPPGEVPKPPIDVAAVDTGGLAYSLVRVIDDDGRAVGPWAPEISNDLLRAGMRAMLKTRIFDGRMLTAQRKKKISFYMQSLGEEAIGTAHALALEQGDMCFPTYRQQSILLSRDVSLVTMMCQLMSNERDPLKGRQLPVMYSDRENGFFTISGNLATQFIQAVGWAMASAIKGDTRIASAWIGDGATAEADFHTALTFAHVYRAPVILNVVNNQWAISTFQAIAGGEGATFAGRGVGCGIASLRVDGNDFLAVYSASCWAAERARRNLGPTLIEWVTYRAGPHSTSDDPTKYRPGDDWSHFPLGDPIERFKKHLILLGIWSDAEHDAVRAELDAEILAAQKEAESYGTLVDGHVPSAASIFEDVYKDMPEHLRRQRQQLGV; translated from the coding sequence ATGAGCCAATATGGGCCGCTGAAGTTGCACGTCCCCGAGCCGACAGGACGCCCGGGTTGCAAGACCGACTTTTCCTATCTGCATCTGTCGCCGCCCGGCGAGGTGCCCAAGCCCCCCATTGATGTTGCCGCGGTTGATACCGGCGGGCTGGCCTACAGCCTGGTCCGGGTGATCGACGACGACGGCCGCGCGGTCGGACCCTGGGCGCCGGAGATCAGCAACGATCTGCTGCGGGCCGGCATGCGGGCCATGCTCAAGACGCGCATCTTCGACGGGCGCATGCTGACCGCCCAGCGCAAGAAGAAGATCTCGTTCTACATGCAGAGCCTGGGCGAAGAGGCCATCGGCACGGCGCACGCGCTGGCGCTGGAACAGGGCGACATGTGTTTCCCGACCTACCGCCAGCAGAGCATCCTGCTGTCGCGCGACGTGTCGCTGGTGACCATGATGTGCCAGCTGATGTCCAACGAACGCGACCCGCTCAAGGGCCGCCAGCTTCCGGTGATGTACTCCGACCGCGAGAACGGTTTCTTCACCATTTCCGGCAACCTGGCCACGCAGTTCATCCAGGCGGTGGGCTGGGCCATGGCGTCGGCCATCAAGGGCGACACGCGCATCGCGTCGGCCTGGATCGGCGACGGCGCCACCGCCGAAGCGGATTTCCACACCGCGCTGACCTTCGCGCATGTGTACCGCGCGCCGGTCATCCTGAACGTGGTCAACAACCAGTGGGCCATTTCCACCTTCCAGGCGATCGCCGGCGGCGAAGGCGCGACCTTCGCGGGCCGCGGCGTGGGCTGCGGCATCGCGTCGCTGCGGGTGGACGGCAATGATTTCCTGGCGGTCTATTCCGCGTCGTGCTGGGCCGCCGAGCGCGCCCGCCGCAACCTGGGGCCGACCCTGATCGAATGGGTGACGTACCGCGCCGGTCCGCACTCCACCTCCGACGATCCCACCAAGTACCGCCCCGGCGACGACTGGAGCCACTTCCCGCTGGGCGATCCGATCGAGCGCTTCAAGAAGCACCTGATCCTGTTGGGCATCTGGTCGGATGCCGAGCACGACGCCGTCCGCGCCGAGCTCGACGCCGAGATCCTGGCGGCCCAAAAGGAAGCGGAAAGCTACGGCACCCTGGTGGACGGCCACGTCCCCAGCGCCGCCAGCATTTTTGAAGATGTCTACAAGGACATGCCGGAGCATCTGCGCCGGCAGCGCCAGCAGCTCGGAGTCTGA
- a CDS encoding CaiB/BaiF CoA transferase family protein, which yields MTAALNPLDGITVVALEHAVAAPFASRQLADLGARVIKIERPGVGDFARGYDGTVLGLSSFFVWANRGKESLCLNLEQTAERAVLQRLLGQADVFIQNLAPGATQRKGLDFPSLHAQFPKLIVCDISGYGDSGPFHQKKAYDLLIQAAAGLISVTGAPDAPARTGISIADISAGMYAYSGILTALLQRARTGAGLRVEVTMLEALAEWMSYPLNFAHYGGSPPARNGVAHPAIAPYGQYPAGDGKDIIFGLQNEREWVRFCVDVLQDPAVATDERFSSNVLRVINRQALDALIAECFAALSRDEVLRRLDEGGIANSALNSMHEVWDHPQLAARGRWRDVATPAGPIRALLPPATLSGTEAAMGDVPALGQHTEAILAELGIDLTM from the coding sequence ATGACCGCAGCTTTGAATCCCCTGGATGGCATTACTGTCGTCGCGCTTGAACATGCCGTCGCCGCGCCCTTCGCCAGTCGCCAGCTGGCGGATCTGGGCGCTCGCGTGATCAAGATCGAGCGTCCTGGCGTGGGCGACTTCGCGCGGGGCTATGACGGCACGGTACTCGGCTTGTCTTCGTTTTTCGTCTGGGCCAACCGGGGCAAGGAAAGCCTGTGCCTGAACCTGGAGCAGACCGCCGAGCGCGCGGTGTTGCAGCGGCTTCTGGGGCAGGCCGACGTCTTCATCCAGAACCTGGCCCCCGGAGCAACCCAGCGCAAGGGGCTGGACTTCCCTAGCTTGCACGCTCAGTTCCCCAAGCTGATCGTGTGCGATATCTCTGGCTACGGCGACAGCGGCCCATTTCATCAGAAGAAGGCCTACGACCTCCTTATCCAGGCCGCGGCCGGCCTGATTTCGGTCACCGGCGCACCCGACGCGCCGGCGCGTACCGGCATATCCATAGCCGATATCTCCGCGGGCATGTATGCATATTCCGGAATTCTGACAGCGCTGCTGCAGCGCGCGCGCACGGGCGCCGGCCTGCGCGTCGAGGTCACCATGCTGGAGGCGCTGGCCGAATGGATGTCCTACCCGTTGAATTTCGCTCACTACGGCGGTTCGCCGCCCGCCCGCAATGGTGTAGCGCATCCGGCCATCGCGCCCTACGGCCAGTATCCGGCGGGCGACGGCAAAGACATCATTTTCGGGCTGCAGAACGAACGCGAATGGGTGCGCTTCTGCGTGGACGTGCTGCAGGACCCGGCCGTCGCGACGGACGAGCGCTTTTCGTCCAACGTCCTGCGCGTCATCAATCGCCAGGCGCTGGATGCGCTTATCGCTGAGTGCTTTGCGGCACTCTCGCGCGACGAGGTTCTGCGGCGGCTGGACGAGGGGGGCATCGCCAATTCCGCGCTGAATTCCATGCACGAGGTCTGGGATCATCCGCAATTGGCCGCGCGTGGACGCTGGCGGGATGTCGCTACGCCTGCGGGGCCGATCCGGGCATTGCTGCCGCCCGCCACACTGTCGGGCACCGAAGCGGCAATGGGTGACGTGCCGGCGCTGGGTCAGCACACCGAGGCGATCCTGGCCGAGCTGGGCATCGACCTGACGATGTGA
- the lpdA gene encoding dihydrolipoyl dehydrogenase encodes MSQITKTTTLLVIGGGPGGYVAAIRAGQLGVPTILVEGARLGGTCLNIGCIPSKALIHAAEEFDKARHYAGQSALGISVDAPRIDIARTVAWKDGIVGKLTGGVGALLKKNGVEVVQGWATLLDGKTAEVETPDAGRIRIQCEHLLLAAGSEPTPLASMPFGAMVVSSTEALSPTSIPKQLVVVGGGYIGLELGTVYRKLGAEVAVVEAQDRILPTYDAELTRPVAAALARMGVALHLERKVLGLNGAGNAVRVQDASGAETLLPADRVLISVGRRPRTQGWGLESLQLDRNGNALRIDDQCRTSMRGVWAIGDIAGEPMLAHRAMAQGEMVAELVAGKRRHFQPASIPAVCFTDPEVVVAGLSPLEAESAGLDCLTASFPFAANGRAMTLESTDGFVRVVARRDNHLIVGWQAVGRGVSELSTAFGQSLEMGATLEDVAGTIHAHPTLGEAVQEAALKALGHALHI; translated from the coding sequence ATGAGCCAGATCACAAAGACAACGACCTTGCTGGTGATCGGCGGCGGCCCCGGCGGCTACGTGGCCGCCATCCGCGCCGGGCAGCTGGGCGTGCCGACCATCCTGGTCGAAGGCGCCCGGCTGGGCGGCACCTGCCTGAACATCGGCTGCATTCCGTCCAAGGCCCTGATCCACGCAGCCGAGGAATTCGACAAGGCGCGCCACTATGCCGGCCAGTCCGCGCTGGGCATTTCCGTGGACGCGCCCCGCATCGATATCGCGCGGACCGTGGCCTGGAAGGACGGCATCGTCGGCAAGCTGACGGGCGGCGTGGGCGCGCTGCTCAAGAAAAATGGCGTCGAGGTGGTGCAGGGCTGGGCCACGCTGCTGGACGGCAAGACCGCGGAGGTGGAAACGCCCGACGCGGGCCGCATCCGCATCCAGTGCGAACACCTGCTGCTTGCGGCCGGCTCGGAGCCCACGCCGCTTGCGTCCATGCCGTTTGGCGCGATGGTGGTGTCGTCCACCGAGGCCCTGTCGCCCACCAGCATCCCGAAGCAGCTGGTGGTGGTCGGCGGCGGCTACATCGGCCTGGAACTGGGCACCGTGTATCGCAAACTGGGCGCGGAAGTGGCCGTGGTGGAAGCCCAGGACCGCATCCTGCCGACCTACGACGCCGAGCTCACCAGGCCGGTGGCTGCCGCCCTGGCCAGGATGGGCGTGGCGCTGCATCTGGAGCGCAAGGTGCTGGGGTTGAACGGCGCGGGCAACGCGGTGCGGGTGCAGGACGCCAGCGGCGCCGAAACCCTGCTGCCCGCCGACCGCGTGCTGATCTCGGTGGGACGCCGTCCGCGCACCCAGGGATGGGGGCTGGAAAGCCTGCAGCTCGACCGCAACGGCAATGCGCTGCGTATCGACGACCAGTGCCGCACGTCCATGCGCGGTGTCTGGGCCATCGGCGACATTGCCGGAGAACCCATGCTGGCGCACCGCGCGATGGCGCAGGGCGAGATGGTGGCGGAACTGGTGGCCGGCAAGCGGCGCCACTTCCAGCCGGCCTCGATTCCCGCCGTGTGCTTCACCGATCCCGAGGTCGTGGTGGCGGGGCTGTCGCCCCTGGAAGCCGAAAGCGCGGGGCTGGACTGCCTGACGGCTTCCTTCCCGTTCGCCGCCAACGGCCGCGCCATGACGCTGGAATCCACCGACGGCTTCGTGCGCGTCGTGGCCCGCCGCGACAATCACCTGATTGTGGGGTGGCAGGCAGTGGGGCGCGGCGTCTCGGAGCTGTCCACGGCGTTCGGCCAATCGCTGGAGATGGGGGCCACGCTGGAAGACGTGGCCGGCACCATCCATGCCCATCCCACCCTGGGCGAGGCCGTGCAGGAAGCGGCGCTCAAGGCGCTGGGGCACGCGCTGCATATCTAG
- a CDS encoding LysR family transcriptional regulator: protein MRYELTDLRVFMAIAEAKSLTGGASDLHLTAPSASYRLKNLEQAMGVPLFVRTQKGMSLTPAGMTVLRYAQTILGNVERLQGEMRRHTDGIEGHIRVFANSSTMSSLPAALSRFLSAYPNVNVDLEERLSAETVKAVQDGHADVGLVAGAIEMRGLEFITYGKDELLFIIPPRHPLGLHRRVSLEAALAHDVVAIGRKSSNFLYLQQMAEQLGIKPRVRVHAPNFDAVLRCVQEGAGISLVPRSVAAGAIAQGKIECVEIEEAWAVREQRVVMRCMEALPVYARDFVGFVTQLTPAEPSD from the coding sequence TTGCGCTACGAACTGACCGACCTGCGTGTTTTCATGGCCATCGCCGAGGCCAAGAGCCTGACGGGCGGCGCGTCCGACCTCCATCTGACCGCGCCGTCGGCCAGCTACCGGTTGAAGAACCTGGAACAGGCGATGGGCGTCCCACTGTTCGTGCGCACGCAGAAGGGCATGTCGCTGACGCCCGCCGGCATGACCGTGCTGCGTTACGCCCAGACCATTCTTGGCAATGTCGAGCGCCTGCAGGGAGAGATGCGCCGCCATACCGACGGCATCGAGGGGCACATTCGCGTGTTCGCCAACAGCAGCACCATGAGCAGCCTGCCAGCCGCGCTGAGCCGCTTTTTGTCGGCCTACCCGAATGTCAACGTCGACCTGGAAGAACGTCTCAGCGCTGAAACGGTCAAGGCAGTGCAGGACGGGCATGCGGACGTGGGATTGGTGGCGGGGGCCATAGAGATGCGCGGGCTGGAGTTCATCACCTATGGCAAGGACGAACTGCTGTTCATCATTCCGCCCCGCCACCCGCTGGGCCTGCATCGGCGCGTGTCGCTGGAAGCCGCGCTGGCGCACGATGTGGTGGCGATCGGCCGCAAGAGCAGCAACTTTCTCTATCTGCAGCAGATGGCCGAGCAATTGGGCATCAAGCCGCGCGTTCGTGTGCATGCGCCCAATTTCGATGCGGTATTGCGCTGCGTCCAGGAGGGCGCGGGCATCTCCCTGGTGCCACGCTCGGTCGCCGCGGGCGCCATTGCGCAGGGCAAGATCGAGTGCGTGGAAATCGAGGAGGCCTGGGCTGTTCGGGAACAACGCGTGGTGATGCGCTGCATGGAAGCGCTGCCCGTGTATGCGCGTGACTTCGTCGGCTTTGTCACTCAGTTGACGCCGGCGGAACCCAGCGATTAG
- a CDS encoding alpha-ketoacid dehydrogenase subunit beta yields the protein MAIDNNAGPASAPMTMIQALRSAMDVMLERDNNVVVFGQDVGYFGGVFRCTEGLQAKFGSSRVFDTPISEGGIVGVAVGMGAYGLRPVCEIQFADYFYPASDQIVSEAARLRYRSVGEFIAPMTIRMPCGGGIYGGQTHSQSPEAMFTQVCGLRTVMPSNPYDAKGLLIAAIENDDPVIFLEPKRLYNGPFDGHHDRPVTPWTGRPGSIVPTGYYTVPLESAAIVRPGSELTVLTYGTTVHVSLTAAEETGIDAEIIDLRSLWPLDLDAIVNSVKKTGRCVVVHEATRTCGFGAELISLVQEHCFHHLEAPVERVTGWDTPYPHAQEWAYFPGPRRVGAAFKRAMEV from the coding sequence ATGGCAATCGATAACAACGCTGGTCCGGCCTCGGCGCCGATGACCATGATCCAGGCTTTGCGCTCGGCCATGGATGTGATGCTGGAGCGCGACAACAATGTGGTGGTGTTCGGGCAGGACGTCGGCTATTTCGGCGGCGTGTTCCGGTGCACCGAGGGCTTGCAGGCCAAGTTCGGCAGCTCGCGCGTGTTCGACACGCCGATCTCCGAAGGCGGCATCGTCGGCGTGGCGGTGGGCATGGGCGCCTACGGCCTGCGTCCCGTGTGCGAGATCCAGTTCGCCGACTATTTCTATCCTGCCTCCGACCAGATCGTGTCCGAGGCCGCGCGCCTGCGTTACCGCTCGGTGGGCGAATTCATCGCGCCGATGACGATACGCATGCCTTGCGGCGGCGGCATCTATGGCGGGCAGACGCACAGCCAGAGCCCCGAGGCGATGTTCACCCAGGTCTGCGGCCTGCGCACGGTGATGCCGTCCAACCCCTATGACGCCAAGGGACTGCTGATCGCCGCCATCGAAAACGACGACCCGGTGATCTTCCTGGAACCCAAGCGGCTCTACAACGGCCCGTTCGACGGCCACCACGACCGTCCCGTGACGCCCTGGACCGGACGTCCGGGCAGCATCGTGCCCACCGGCTATTACACCGTGCCCCTGGAATCGGCCGCCATCGTGCGGCCGGGTTCGGAGCTGACGGTGCTGACCTACGGCACCACGGTGCACGTGTCGCTGACCGCGGCCGAAGAGACCGGCATCGACGCCGAGATCATCGACCTGCGCAGCCTGTGGCCGCTGGACCTGGACGCCATCGTGAATTCCGTGAAGAAGACCGGCCGCTGCGTGGTGGTGCATGAAGCCACGCGCACCTGCGGCTTCGGCGCGGAACTGATTTCCCTGGTGCAGGAACACTGCTTCCATCATCTGGAGGCGCCCGTCGAACGCGTGACCGGCTGGGACACCCCCTATCCGCATGCGCAGGAATGGGCGTACTTCCCGGGCCCGCGCCGTGTCGGCGCGGCGTTCAAACGCGCGATGGAGGTGTGA
- a CDS encoding MaoC family dehydratase: MIKHQMCAQRYFEDFRIGEIFNLPSRTMTEALFAAFQLASGDNHPVHYDVEYCRAHGMPHMLAHGFQVAIQTAAGAGLFPHMVEDSLKAFLEQSSRFLKPVYAGDTLYASLRVAELAPGRNTGVLVMHSEVRNQQGTLVLDGMQKYLLRKRPA, from the coding sequence ATGATCAAGCATCAAATGTGCGCGCAGCGCTACTTCGAAGATTTCCGGATTGGCGAAATCTTCAATCTGCCTTCCCGCACAATGACCGAAGCGCTGTTCGCGGCGTTTCAACTCGCCAGCGGCGACAACCACCCCGTGCACTACGACGTGGAATACTGCCGCGCCCACGGCATGCCCCATATGCTGGCGCACGGCTTCCAGGTGGCCATCCAGACCGCCGCCGGCGCCGGCCTGTTCCCGCATATGGTGGAAGATTCGCTCAAGGCATTCCTGGAACAAAGCAGCCGCTTTCTCAAGCCGGTCTATGCGGGCGACACCTTGTATGCGTCCCTGCGCGTGGCGGAGCTGGCGCCCGGGCGCAACACCGGCGTGCTCGTCATGCACAGCGAAGTGCGCAACCAGCAAGGCACGCTGGTGCTGGATGGCATGCAGAAGTATCTGCTGCGAAAGCGCCCCGCCTGA
- a CDS encoding dihydrolipoamide acetyltransferase family protein — MGIHIIKMPDIGEGIAEVELVGWHVKVGDTVAEDQPLADVMTDKATVEIPSPVVGKVVALGGEVGQVMAVGGELIRLEVEGEGNVKAGAAAPAAPQKAAPAAADAPVKSEPAASGRPAAAAVPPGSAPAPAQARPQASRPARGGAPAAPRQPGEKPLASPAVRKRAWDLGVELRYVQGSGPAGRIMHEDLDAYLQAQGSASGARAASAYAERNDEEAVPVIGLRRKIAQKMAESKRRIPHFSYVEEIDVTELEDLRVQLNLKWGESRGKLTLLPLLARAMVVALRDFPQINARYDDEAGVVTRYGAVHIGIATQSDGGLMVPVLRHAEARDLWSMAAEIGRLAQAVRSGGAGRDELSGSTITITSLGPLGGIVTTPVINHPEVGIVGVNRIVERPAIRNGAVVARKLMNLSSSFDHRVVDGMDAARFIQAVRALLEQPALLFVE; from the coding sequence ATGGGGATTCATATCATCAAGATGCCCGACATCGGCGAAGGCATTGCCGAAGTCGAGCTGGTGGGCTGGCACGTCAAGGTGGGCGACACCGTCGCCGAGGACCAGCCGCTGGCCGATGTGATGACGGACAAGGCCACGGTCGAGATCCCGTCTCCGGTCGTCGGCAAGGTCGTGGCGCTGGGCGGCGAGGTCGGCCAGGTGATGGCCGTGGGCGGTGAACTGATCCGCCTGGAAGTCGAAGGCGAGGGCAATGTGAAGGCGGGGGCGGCCGCGCCGGCCGCGCCGCAGAAGGCCGCGCCCGCCGCGGCCGATGCGCCCGTGAAATCGGAGCCGGCCGCTTCCGGCCGCCCGGCCGCGGCCGCCGTGCCGCCGGGCTCCGCCCCGGCGCCGGCTCAGGCCAGGCCGCAGGCATCGCGTCCGGCACGCGGCGGTGCGCCCGCCGCGCCCCGCCAGCCCGGCGAGAAGCCGCTGGCTTCGCCCGCCGTGCGCAAGCGCGCCTGGGACCTGGGGGTGGAATTGCGCTATGTCCAGGGCAGCGGCCCGGCCGGGCGCATCATGCACGAGGACCTGGACGCCTATCTGCAGGCGCAAGGATCGGCCAGCGGCGCGCGCGCCGCTTCGGCCTATGCCGAGCGCAACGACGAAGAAGCCGTTCCCGTCATCGGCCTGCGCAGGAAGATCGCGCAGAAGATGGCGGAATCCAAGCGCCGCATTCCGCACTTCAGCTACGTCGAGGAAATCGACGTGACCGAACTGGAAGACCTGCGCGTCCAGCTCAACCTGAAGTGGGGCGAATCGCGCGGCAAGCTGACGCTGCTGCCGCTGCTGGCGCGCGCCATGGTGGTGGCGCTGCGTGACTTCCCGCAGATCAACGCGCGCTACGACGACGAGGCCGGCGTGGTCACGCGCTATGGCGCCGTGCACATCGGCATCGCCACGCAGAGCGACGGCGGCCTGATGGTGCCGGTGTTGCGCCACGCCGAGGCGCGCGACCTCTGGTCCATGGCGGCCGAGATCGGGCGGCTGGCGCAGGCCGTGCGCAGCGGCGGCGCCGGGCGCGATGAGCTGTCCGGATCCACCATCACCATCACCAGCCTGGGTCCCTTGGGCGGCATCGTCACCACGCCGGTGATCAACCATCCCGAGGTGGGCATCGTGGGAGTCAACCGCATCGTCGAGCGGCCCGCCATCCGCAACGGCGCCGTGGTGGCGCGCAAGCTGATGAACCTGTCGTCGTCCTTCGACCATCGCGTGGTGGACGGCATGGACGCGGCGCGCTTCATCCAGGCGGTGCGCGCGCTGCTGGAACAACCCGCGCTGCTTTTCGTGGAGTAA
- a CDS encoding acyl-CoA dehydrogenase family protein, whose product MARIESTPLHQRELMELPFFDARHREYLRRVEQFADSQEFAAATPANVDEGCRGLVRAMGAAGLLRASVPATHGGDTPEIESRGLALAREALAYRHGLADFAFAMQGLGSGAIGLAGSEQLKAEILPRVADGTLIPAFALSEKDAGSDVAAMTCRARRDGDHYIINGEKTWISNGGIADVYTLFARSEDAPGTRGISAFVVYPDDPGFSIAERIDVMAPHPLATLRFSDLRIPATRLLGAPGEGFKLAMRTLDIFRVSVAGAALGFARRAFDEAVAHARNRRMFGGTLADLQLTQGKLGEMAALIDSSALLTYRAAWRRDVQRLSTTREAAMAKLVATENAQAVVDSALQLFGARGLQAGGIMESLYREIRALRIYEGASEVQKLIIARDVLRQ is encoded by the coding sequence ATGGCCAGAATCGAGTCGACCCCGTTGCACCAGCGCGAACTGATGGAGCTGCCATTCTTTGACGCGAGACACCGCGAGTACTTGCGCCGGGTCGAGCAATTCGCCGACAGCCAGGAATTCGCGGCGGCCACGCCCGCCAATGTCGACGAGGGCTGCCGCGGACTGGTCCGCGCCATGGGCGCCGCCGGCCTGCTGCGCGCCAGCGTGCCTGCAACGCACGGGGGCGATACGCCCGAGATCGAATCCCGCGGCCTGGCGCTGGCGCGCGAGGCGCTGGCCTATCGCCACGGCCTGGCGGACTTTGCCTTTGCTATGCAGGGGCTGGGCAGCGGCGCCATCGGGCTGGCGGGGTCCGAGCAGCTCAAGGCCGAGATCCTGCCCCGGGTCGCCGACGGAACCCTCATTCCGGCCTTCGCGCTGTCCGAGAAGGACGCGGGTTCGGATGTGGCCGCCATGACCTGCCGCGCGCGACGCGACGGCGACCACTACATCATCAACGGCGAGAAAACCTGGATCTCCAACGGCGGCATCGCCGACGTCTACACCCTGTTCGCGCGCAGCGAGGACGCGCCCGGCACGCGCGGGATCTCGGCCTTTGTCGTCTATCCGGACGACCCCGGCTTCTCCATCGCCGAGCGCATCGATGTGATGGCGCCGCATCCGCTGGCGACCTTGCGTTTTTCGGACTTGCGCATCCCCGCCACGCGCCTGTTGGGCGCGCCGGGCGAGGGCTTCAAGCTGGCCATGCGCACCTTGGACATCTTTCGCGTGTCGGTGGCCGGAGCCGCGCTGGGTTTCGCGCGGCGCGCGTTCGACGAAGCGGTGGCGCATGCGCGGAATCGCCGCATGTTCGGAGGAACGCTGGCGGACCTGCAGCTGACGCAGGGCAAGCTGGGGGAGATGGCCGCGCTGATAGACAGCTCGGCGCTGCTGACCTACCGCGCGGCGTGGCGCCGGGATGTGCAGCGTCTGTCCACCACGCGCGAGGCGGCGATGGCCAAGCTGGTCGCCACCGAGAACGCGCAGGCGGTGGTGGATTCGGCGCTGCAGCTGTTCGGCGCGCGCGGCCTGCAGGCGGGCGGGATCATGGAAAGCCTGTACCGCGAGATCCGCGCCCTGCGCATCTACGAAGGCGCAAGCGAAGTCCAGAAACTCATCATTGCGCGGGATGTGCTGCGTCAGTAG
- a CDS encoding tripartite tricarboxylate transporter substrate binding protein, with translation MNRRFPWPQLACKLTAAICLLATAPLAWAQRGFPERPVKLVVPYAAGGPTDTFARALAESWSRQTGATFIVENRSGAGTMVGTEMVAKAPPDGYTLLLTTVAHAVNPSIHATLPYRTVEDFAPVGLAAKAPLVLVVNKSMPVQTLPEFLAYLKSHPGKINYGSAGIGSAPHLGAELVNYLAGTRAMHVPYRGSAPAMADVIGGHLDFMIDSAPTGLAQVQAGTVRLLATSMGKRLPQTPDTPAIAEAVPGYEAYTWNAVFAPAGTPAPLLKKLTASLQAALHDEALKRRAYDMGLVLETNPTPAALADFLDSELKKWSEVAKATNMSAN, from the coding sequence ATGAACAGACGATTTCCCTGGCCTCAGCTGGCCTGCAAACTGACTGCCGCGATATGCCTGCTGGCCACGGCGCCTCTGGCCTGGGCTCAGCGGGGTTTCCCGGAACGGCCGGTGAAGCTGGTCGTGCCCTATGCTGCCGGGGGCCCCACGGATACCTTCGCGCGCGCCCTGGCAGAAAGCTGGAGCCGCCAGACAGGCGCCACATTCATCGTCGAGAACCGCAGCGGCGCAGGCACGATGGTCGGCACGGAAATGGTTGCCAAGGCCCCGCCCGATGGCTACACGCTGCTGCTCACCACCGTGGCGCATGCGGTAAATCCAAGCATTCACGCGACCCTGCCTTATCGCACCGTCGAAGACTTCGCTCCGGTCGGACTCGCCGCCAAAGCGCCATTGGTGCTCGTCGTCAACAAGTCCATGCCGGTGCAGACCTTGCCGGAGTTCCTGGCGTACCTGAAATCGCACCCGGGCAAGATCAACTACGGTTCGGCCGGCATTGGCAGTGCGCCGCACCTGGGCGCCGAGCTGGTCAACTACCTGGCCGGCACGCGCGCCATGCACGTACCTTATCGTGGCAGCGCCCCCGCCATGGCCGACGTCATCGGCGGACACCTGGATTTCATGATCGACAGCGCGCCTACCGGCCTGGCCCAGGTGCAGGCCGGCACGGTCCGCCTGCTGGCGACATCGATGGGGAAGCGCTTGCCGCAAACACCGGACACGCCCGCCATTGCCGAAGCCGTCCCGGGCTACGAGGCCTATACCTGGAACGCCGTGTTCGCGCCCGCCGGCACGCCCGCCCCGCTACTCAAGAAGTTGACTGCCTCCCTGCAGGCCGCGCTGCATGACGAGGCGCTGAAGCGGCGAGCCTACGACATGGGCCTGGTCCTGGAAACGAATCCCACGCCGGCCGCCCTGGCCGACTTCCTGGATAGCGAGCTGAAGAAATGGAGCGAAGTCGCCAAGGCGACCAACATGAGCGCGAATTGA